In a genomic window of Microbispora sp. ZYX-F-249:
- a CDS encoding SRPBCC family protein produces MVVSTRAGAERSQNITVVRQAPPMSRTVSAAGLGAVGGMVTEYLFDPELGRSRRARLRDKGVRLTHGVRNGTRTVVRDVRNRGQGVLGAARYRTTGREADDEVLHERVRAELGRHVRHPREVDVRVESGHVTLTGDVLDRESRRAHRAVARIPGVAGVDASWTTHHDARRAPRSREDGGPMEALQDLFRQRWSPAGRSLTGLAAAVVWSLSGRLPRPLGYLVRAGCAVLAARAATNLPLRRLTGIGAGRDAIDVGDSISVAAPAEEVWPVLSDYGLFARWMPDVLDVRRSDDGGRSQWRVSGPAGVPIRFEAVETAREEGRRIAWKTTEGQLVAHSGELSVTPEDAGRSRIQVRLTYNPAFGAVGHAVAKIFGADPGRKFAKDLMRLKSLIETRRAPVGAGAGPRE; encoded by the coding sequence ATGGTCGTCAGCACTCGCGCCGGGGCGGAACGGTCCCAGAACATCACCGTGGTCCGGCAGGCGCCACCGATGTCCCGTACGGTCTCCGCGGCGGGGCTCGGCGCCGTCGGAGGCATGGTCACCGAGTATCTGTTCGATCCCGAGCTCGGGCGGAGCCGCCGCGCCCGGCTCCGGGACAAGGGCGTCCGTCTGACGCACGGGGTCAGGAACGGAACCAGGACCGTCGTCCGCGACGTCCGCAACCGAGGCCAGGGCGTCCTCGGCGCCGCCCGCTATCGGACCACCGGACGGGAGGCCGACGACGAGGTCCTCCACGAGCGGGTACGCGCCGAGCTGGGCCGTCACGTCCGCCACCCGCGTGAGGTGGACGTCCGCGTGGAGAGCGGTCACGTCACCCTCACCGGTGACGTGCTCGACAGGGAGAGCCGGAGGGCGCACCGGGCGGTGGCGCGGATACCCGGCGTCGCGGGCGTGGACGCGAGCTGGACCACCCACCACGACGCCAGGCGAGCGCCTCGGTCGCGGGAAGACGGCGGGCCGATGGAGGCGCTGCAAGACCTGTTCCGGCAGAGGTGGTCACCGGCCGGCAGGTCGCTCACCGGTCTGGCCGCCGCCGTCGTCTGGTCGCTGTCCGGACGCCTGCCGCGGCCGCTCGGCTACCTGGTGCGCGCCGGCTGCGCGGTCCTGGCCGCACGTGCCGCGACGAACCTGCCGCTGCGGCGGCTCACGGGCATCGGAGCGGGCCGTGACGCGATCGACGTAGGGGACTCCATCTCCGTGGCCGCGCCGGCCGAGGAGGTCTGGCCGGTGCTGAGCGACTACGGCCTCTTCGCCCGGTGGATGCCCGACGTCCTGGACGTACGGCGCTCGGACGACGGCGGGCGGTCCCAGTGGCGGGTCTCGGGACCGGCCGGAGTGCCGATCCGGTTCGAGGCCGTGGAGACCGCCCGGGAGGAGGGCCGCAGGATCGCCTGGAAGACCACGGAAGGGCAGTTGGTCGCCCACTCCGGCGAGCTCAGTGTGACGCCGGAGGACGCGGGCCGAAGCCGCATCCAGGTCCGGCTCACCTACAATCCGGCGTTCGGCGCGGTCGGTCACGCGGTGGCGAAGATCTTCGGAGCCGATCCCGGACGCAAGTTCGCCAAGGACCTGATGCGGCTGAAGTCGCTGATCGAGACGCGCAGGGCGCCGGTCGGCGCCGGCGCCGGTCCGCGAGAATGA
- a CDS encoding ABC transporter permease, translated as MTTTTVAPNPLDPRRVDPSAVVARTTSHSSLQETWVQTLSMAWRALKKMRRKPEQFFDVLIQPLLFTAMFAFIFGGAISGSVADYLPVLIPGILAQTALTVCMATGVQLREDMDKGVFDRFKSLPIARIAPLAGPMIADLIRYGIASVLTVVTGLLIGYRPGGGVLGCVGGVALTVIAGWSLAWIFTWLGTMARSAQSVQGISMMIMFPLTFLSNAFVPAETLPGWLEAFVKVNPVSHVVSAVRDLFNDGAVTAEVGWAVIGCAVVVAVFAPLAVRSYSRKM; from the coding sequence ATGACCACGACCACCGTTGCCCCGAACCCGCTCGACCCCCGGCGCGTCGACCCGTCCGCCGTGGTCGCCCGCACGACGTCGCACAGTTCGCTGCAGGAGACCTGGGTCCAGACCCTGTCCATGGCGTGGCGTGCCCTGAAGAAGATGCGCCGCAAGCCCGAGCAGTTCTTCGACGTCCTCATCCAGCCGCTGCTGTTCACCGCGATGTTCGCGTTCATCTTCGGCGGCGCGATCTCCGGCAGCGTGGCGGACTACCTCCCGGTGCTGATCCCCGGCATCCTCGCCCAGACGGCCCTGACCGTCTGCATGGCGACGGGCGTGCAACTGCGCGAAGACATGGACAAGGGGGTCTTCGACCGCTTCAAGTCCCTGCCGATCGCGAGGATCGCCCCCCTGGCCGGCCCGATGATCGCCGACCTGATCCGTTACGGCATCGCGTCGGTGCTGACGGTCGTCACCGGCCTGCTCATCGGTTACCGCCCCGGCGGCGGTGTGCTCGGCTGCGTCGGCGGGGTCGCGCTCACCGTGATCGCGGGCTGGTCGCTGGCGTGGATCTTCACCTGGCTGGGCACGATGGCGCGTTCCGCGCAGAGCGTCCAGGGGATCTCGATGATGATCATGTTCCCGCTCACCTTCCTGTCCAACGCCTTCGTCCCCGCCGAGACGCTGCCCGGCTGGCTGGAGGCGTTCGTGAAGGTCAACCCGGTGTCGCACGTCGTCTCCGCGGTGCGCGACCTGTTCAACGACGGGGCCGTGACGGCCGAGGTCGGCTGGGCGGTCATCGGCTGCGCGGTCGTCGTCGCGGTCTTCGCCCCGCTGGCGGTCCGCTCGTACTCCCGCAAGATGTAG
- a CDS encoding IlvD/Edd family dehydratase: MSMTNRPLRSQEWFGAEGRNGFIHRSWMRNQGFADDVFDGRPVIGIASTWSELTPCNAHLRDLAESVKRGVWESGGLPLEFPAMSLGEPLMRPTTMLYRNLLAMEAEELIRANPLDGVVLLSGCDKTTPGLLMGAASVDLPALMVTGGPMLNGKFRGRDIGSGTDVWRFTEEQRAGRMTAADCAEAEICMSRSRGHCMTMGTASTMACVTEALGVQLPGAAAVPAVDSRRYALAHAAGRRIVAMVEEDQRLSTVLTREAFENAIRVNAAIGGSTNAVVHLLAIAGRLGVPLSLEDFDTLTADVPMLVNLMPSGTYLMEDFAYAGGLPAVMKEIAPLLHMDHVTVSGKSVADNVSAAQCWNREVIGTMEEPFQPAGSGTVVLRGSLAPSGAVLKVSAASPHLLRHTGQALVFDRIEDYIAVADDPDLDVTADTVIVVRNAGPRGYPGFPEVGNMPMPRRLLTEGVTDMVRISDARMSGTGYGTCVLHVAPEASVGGPLALVRTGDVIRLDVPARRLDLLVDAAELGRRRAAWQPPGPAADRGWVRLYSEHVLQADQGADLDFLTGGSGSAPPRHSH, encoded by the coding sequence ATGTCGATGACGAATCGTCCGTTGCGCAGTCAGGAGTGGTTCGGCGCGGAGGGCCGCAACGGGTTCATCCATCGATCGTGGATGCGCAACCAGGGGTTCGCGGACGACGTCTTCGACGGCCGGCCGGTGATCGGCATCGCCAGCACATGGTCGGAACTGACGCCGTGCAACGCCCATCTGCGCGATCTGGCCGAGTCGGTGAAGCGCGGTGTGTGGGAGAGCGGCGGCCTGCCGCTGGAGTTTCCGGCGATGAGCCTGGGGGAGCCGCTGATGCGGCCGACGACCATGCTCTACCGCAACCTGCTGGCGATGGAGGCCGAGGAACTGATCCGGGCCAACCCGCTCGACGGAGTGGTGCTGCTGTCCGGCTGCGACAAGACCACGCCCGGGCTGCTGATGGGCGCGGCCAGTGTCGACCTGCCCGCTTTGATGGTCACCGGTGGCCCGATGCTGAACGGCAAGTTCCGTGGCCGGGACATCGGCTCGGGCACCGACGTGTGGCGGTTCACCGAGGAACAGCGCGCCGGCCGGATGACGGCGGCCGACTGCGCCGAGGCGGAGATCTGCATGTCCCGTAGCCGCGGCCACTGCATGACCATGGGGACCGCCTCCACGATGGCCTGCGTGACCGAGGCGCTGGGCGTCCAGCTGCCGGGGGCCGCCGCCGTACCGGCGGTCGACTCCCGCCGGTACGCGCTCGCGCACGCCGCCGGGCGGCGGATCGTGGCCATGGTCGAGGAGGACCAGCGGCTGTCCACCGTGCTCACCCGCGAGGCGTTCGAGAACGCCATCCGGGTCAACGCCGCGATCGGCGGCTCCACCAACGCCGTGGTGCACCTGCTCGCGATCGCCGGGCGTCTCGGCGTACCCCTGTCGCTGGAGGACTTCGACACGCTCACCGCCGACGTGCCCATGCTGGTGAACCTGATGCCCTCCGGGACGTACCTCATGGAGGACTTCGCGTACGCCGGCGGGCTCCCGGCGGTGATGAAGGAGATCGCCCCGCTGCTGCACATGGACCACGTCACCGTCAGCGGCAAGAGCGTGGCCGACAACGTCAGCGCTGCCCAGTGCTGGAACCGGGAGGTCATCGGCACCATGGAGGAGCCGTTCCAGCCCGCCGGGTCGGGGACCGTCGTCCTGCGCGGGTCGCTCGCGCCGTCCGGGGCCGTGCTGAAGGTCTCCGCCGCCTCGCCGCACCTGCTGCGGCACACCGGACAGGCGCTCGTGTTCGACCGGATCGAGGACTACATCGCCGTGGCCGACGACCCGGATCTGGACGTCACCGCCGACACGGTCATCGTGGTGCGGAACGCCGGACCACGCGGCTACCCGGGGTTCCCGGAGGTGGGCAACATGCCCATGCCGCGGCGGCTGCTCACCGAGGGGGTCACCGACATGGTGCGGATCTCCGACGCCCGCATGAGCGGCACCGGCTACGGCACCTGCGTCCTGCACGTGGCTCCCGAGGCGTCGGTGGGCGGCCCACTCGCCCTCGTGCGCACCGGCGACGTGATCCGGCTCGACGTCCCGGCGCGCCGTCTGGACCTGCTGGTCGACGCCGCCGAACTCGGGCGCCGTCGCGCCGCGTGGCAGCCCCCGGGACCGGCCGCCGACCGCGGATGGGTGCGTCTGTACAGCGAGCACGTCCTCCAGGCCGACCAGGGCGCGGACCTGGACTTCCTCACCGGCGGCAGCGGCAGCGCCCCGCCCCGCCACTCCCACTGA
- a CDS encoding ATP-binding cassette domain-containing protein, protein MADLSAVRADGLVKTFGDFRAVDGIDLHVRQGEIFGVLGPNGAGKTTTLRMLATLLPIDGGHAEIFGVDVRREPHRIRQLVGVTGQYASVDEDLTARENLWLFGRLQGLTSTRAKSIAGDLLDRFDLQEAADRPLSQFSGGMRRRLDLASSLITRPPLIFLDEPTTGLDPRTRGQMWDTIRELVTDGSTILLTTQYLDEADQLADRIAVIDRGRKVAEDTPDALKTQVGESTLQLRLVEGADVALGADVVRRLLGEDPVLTPESGRMNIPLPDPDRAADVLIGLREAGLGISSVSVAKPTLDEVFLALTGHGADDESQMKPQMEAAR, encoded by the coding sequence ATGGCGGACCTCAGCGCCGTCCGGGCCGACGGTCTGGTCAAGACCTTCGGCGACTTCCGGGCCGTGGACGGAATCGACCTCCACGTACGGCAGGGCGAGATCTTCGGAGTTCTGGGCCCCAACGGGGCGGGCAAGACCACCACGCTCCGGATGCTCGCCACCCTGCTGCCCATCGACGGCGGGCATGCGGAGATCTTCGGCGTCGACGTCCGGCGGGAGCCCCACCGCATCCGGCAGCTGGTGGGCGTGACGGGGCAGTACGCCTCGGTGGACGAGGACCTCACCGCGAGGGAGAACCTCTGGCTGTTCGGCCGGCTGCAGGGCCTGACGAGCACCCGGGCCAAGAGCATCGCCGGTGACCTGCTCGACCGCTTCGACCTGCAGGAGGCGGCCGACCGTCCCCTGTCCCAGTTCAGCGGCGGCATGCGCCGCCGTCTCGACCTGGCGTCGAGCCTGATCACCCGCCCGCCCCTGATCTTCCTCGACGAGCCCACGACCGGCCTCGACCCGAGAACCCGGGGCCAGATGTGGGACACCATCCGCGAGCTGGTCACCGACGGCTCCACGATCCTCCTGACCACCCAGTACCTGGACGAGGCCGATCAGCTGGCCGACCGCATCGCCGTGATCGACCGGGGCCGGAAGGTCGCCGAGGACACTCCCGACGCGCTGAAGACCCAGGTCGGCGAGTCGACCCTGCAGCTCCGCCTGGTGGAGGGCGCCGACGTCGCCCTGGGCGCGGACGTCGTCCGCCGGCTGCTGGGCGAGGACCCGGTCCTGACGCCGGAATCGGGGCGCATGAACATCCCCCTCCCCGACCCCGACCGGGCCGCGGACGTCCTGATCGGCCTGCGGGAGGCAGGCCTCGGCATCTCCTCGGTGAGTGTCGCCAAGCCGACGCTGGACGAGGTCTTCCTGGCGCTGACCGGCCACGGCGCCGACGACGAATCCCAGATGAAGCCCCAGATGGAGGCGGCCCGATGA
- a CDS encoding carbohydrate ABC transporter permease: MTGSSRAGARRRPQRHLPVQIFLGFLVVYFLVPFWWVIVNSSKDAPGLFSGSNTLWFADSVDYFGNLQRLFTYDGGIYGRWILNSTLYAFAGGIGATVLAVMAGYGFAKYRFAGRRFSFSVLLGALMVPATALVIPTFMMFSGLGLTNTIWAVILPSLLNPFGVYLMHVYARDAVPDEILDAARVDGAGELRTFIQVAFPLMRPAVVTVLLLSAVASWNNYFLPLAMLSDNRLFPVTVGLGLWQGIASANNSGSTSLWSLIILGALVSVIPLIIAFFTLQRHWRGGLSVGGLR; encoded by the coding sequence ATGACCGGCAGCTCCCGCGCCGGCGCACGCCGCCGTCCCCAGCGCCACCTCCCCGTGCAGATCTTCCTCGGCTTCCTGGTCGTGTATTTCCTGGTGCCGTTCTGGTGGGTCATCGTCAACAGCTCCAAAGACGCCCCCGGCCTGTTCAGCGGCAGCAACACCCTGTGGTTCGCCGATTCGGTCGACTACTTCGGAAATCTGCAACGGCTGTTCACCTACGACGGCGGCATCTACGGCAGGTGGATCCTCAACTCCACGCTGTACGCGTTCGCGGGCGGGATCGGCGCGACGGTTCTGGCCGTCATGGCCGGCTACGGATTCGCCAAATACCGGTTCGCCGGCCGGCGCTTCAGCTTCTCGGTCCTGCTGGGCGCGTTGATGGTGCCCGCGACCGCCCTGGTGATCCCCACCTTCATGATGTTCTCCGGGCTCGGCCTGACGAACACGATCTGGGCGGTGATCCTCCCGTCGCTGCTCAATCCGTTCGGCGTCTATCTGATGCACGTGTACGCGCGCGACGCGGTGCCCGACGAGATCCTGGACGCGGCGCGGGTCGACGGCGCGGGTGAACTGCGGACGTTCATCCAGGTCGCCTTCCCGCTGATGCGGCCCGCGGTGGTCACGGTGCTGCTCCTGTCCGCCGTGGCGTCCTGGAACAACTATTTCCTGCCCCTCGCGATGCTCTCCGACAACCGGCTTTTCCCCGTCACCGTCGGGCTCGGCCTCTGGCAGGGAATCGCCTCGGCGAACAACTCGGGTAGTACCTCTCTTTGGAGCCTCATCATCCTGGGCGCGCTCGTCTCGGTGATCCCGCTCATCATCGCCTTCTTCACCCTCCAGCGGCACTGGCGCGGCGGACTGTCCGTCGGAGGCCTGAGATAG
- a CDS encoding sensor histidine kinase: MIDFRRVPDLWRRCDVVVRDAPFGLLLAVVSLLPALYGKGTQVGDMPVRPLDALAYVVIALECLPLAVRRRWPAVCLALVTLGFVLDQIRAYHVFASNAMTVALISAGAHLERHRRTTVILLSMAYVPLAVALDRLGATEKVEGYVVFYLTLVLAWGIGAWLRSTRAAEAERRRHIAEATRAAERTRIARELHDVVTHHVTAMVVQAEAARYLTAAPDRLDAALSAVTDTGRRAIADLRHLLDLLNPDHDTDTMPSVGELRTLVEQTRRAGQPVEFTEEGTPAESRGSAEVVAYRVVQESLTNALKYAHGSPTVVRVRYGKEIIVEVGTDGSGSRAGSPGGSGRGLAGLRERVNALGGEFSAGRADGGFVVRARIPAGSPS, from the coding sequence GTGATCGACTTCCGGAGGGTCCCGGACCTGTGGCGGCGGTGTGACGTCGTGGTCCGGGACGCGCCGTTCGGGCTGCTGCTGGCCGTCGTGTCGCTGCTGCCGGCCCTCTACGGCAAGGGAACGCAGGTCGGGGACATGCCGGTCCGTCCCTTGGACGCACTCGCGTACGTGGTGATCGCTCTGGAGTGCCTTCCGCTCGCCGTACGCCGCCGATGGCCGGCCGTGTGCCTGGCTCTGGTGACGCTCGGCTTCGTCCTCGACCAGATCCGCGCCTACCACGTCTTCGCGAGCAACGCGATGACCGTCGCGCTGATCAGCGCGGGCGCCCATCTGGAACGCCACCGGCGCACCACCGTGATCCTCCTCTCCATGGCGTACGTGCCGCTGGCGGTCGCGCTCGACCGGCTCGGCGCGACCGAGAAGGTGGAAGGGTACGTGGTGTTCTACCTGACGCTGGTCCTCGCGTGGGGCATCGGCGCCTGGCTGCGCTCCACCCGGGCCGCCGAGGCCGAACGCCGCCGCCACATCGCCGAGGCCACCCGCGCCGCGGAACGCACCCGCATCGCCCGCGAGCTCCACGACGTCGTGACCCACCACGTGACGGCCATGGTCGTACAGGCCGAGGCGGCACGCTACCTGACCGCCGCGCCCGATCGCCTCGACGCGGCCCTGAGCGCCGTCACCGACACCGGCCGGCGGGCCATCGCCGACCTGCGGCACCTGCTCGACCTGCTCAACCCCGACCACGACACCGACACGATGCCGTCGGTCGGTGAATTGCGCACCCTCGTGGAGCAGACCCGCCGGGCCGGGCAGCCGGTGGAGTTCACCGAGGAGGGCACGCCGGCGGAATCGCGCGGCAGCGCCGAAGTCGTGGCCTATAGGGTCGTCCAGGAATCCCTGACGAACGCTCTCAAATATGCCCACGGCAGCCCCACGGTGGTCCGTGTGCGCTATGGCAAGGAGATCATCGTGGAGGTCGGCACCGACGGATCCGGTTCGCGGGCCGGCTCGCCCGGCGGGAGCGGCCGGGGCCTCGCCGGGCTCCGCGAGCGGGTGAACGCCCTCGGCGGCGAGTTCAGCGCCGGGCGGGCGGACGGCGGCTTCGTCGTACGGGCGCGAATCCCCGCGGGGAGCCCGTCGTGA
- a CDS encoding response regulator transcription factor yields the protein MNAPVRVLVCDDQALIRTGFATIIDAQPDLEVVGECGDGRAAVDLARRLNPDIVVMDVRMPVLDGIEATRLLAGAGVEHPVKVLVVTTFNLDEYVYEALRAGASGFLLKDAPPAQLLHGIRTVASGAALLAPEVTRQLVGRYAARIRPAESTPDDVALTPRELEVLRLIADGLSNSEIAAELVISQETVKTYVSRILTKLGLRDRVQAVVYAYRRGLVT from the coding sequence GTGAACGCGCCGGTCCGGGTCCTGGTCTGCGACGACCAGGCGCTGATCCGCACCGGGTTCGCGACGATCATCGACGCGCAGCCCGACCTGGAGGTGGTTGGCGAGTGCGGGGACGGCCGCGCCGCGGTCGACCTCGCCCGCCGGCTGAACCCGGACATCGTGGTGATGGACGTGCGCATGCCGGTGCTCGACGGCATCGAGGCGACCCGCCTGCTGGCCGGCGCCGGGGTCGAGCATCCGGTCAAGGTGCTCGTGGTGACGACGTTCAACCTGGACGAGTACGTGTACGAGGCGCTGCGCGCGGGGGCGAGCGGGTTCCTGCTCAAGGACGCTCCGCCGGCGCAGCTGCTGCACGGCATCCGCACCGTCGCGTCGGGTGCCGCGCTGCTGGCGCCCGAGGTGACGCGGCAGCTCGTCGGCAGGTACGCGGCGCGGATCCGCCCCGCCGAGAGCACACCGGACGACGTCGCGCTGACCCCGCGCGAACTGGAGGTGCTGCGCCTCATCGCCGACGGCCTGTCCAACAGCGAGATCGCCGCGGAGCTGGTGATCAGCCAGGAGACCGTCAAGACGTACGTCTCGCGCATCCTCACCAAACTCGGCCTGCGTGACCGCGTGCAGGCGGTCGTCTACGCCTACCGCAGGGGCCTGGTGACCTGA
- a CDS encoding CPBP family intramembrane glutamic endopeptidase, whose protein sequence is MRLLKQLVPVALVAFAGGTVVGVVQGNAFLTLILGVATAVLAVFVYGWAVRWSERRAPVEVAGKGAVPAVGRGLLIGIGMFAAVIVNLAFLGYYRVDGLGSVTGAAGLLGFMAAAAVTEELLFRGVLFRIVEGWAGTWIALVLTGLVFGLMHLTNEHANLWGAIAIAIEAGGMLAAAYAATRTLWLPIGLHFGWNFAAAGIFSTEVSGNGASQGLLHSVTSGPALLTGGDFGPEASPYAVVFGLALTVVFLWLARRRGNLVPMRRDARADATATLTR, encoded by the coding sequence ATGCGGCTGTTGAAGCAGCTCGTGCCCGTCGCGCTGGTCGCCTTCGCCGGCGGTACGGTCGTGGGCGTGGTGCAGGGGAACGCGTTCCTCACCCTGATCCTCGGTGTCGCGACCGCCGTCCTCGCGGTGTTCGTGTACGGCTGGGCGGTGCGATGGTCCGAGCGCCGCGCGCCGGTGGAGGTGGCCGGGAAAGGCGCCGTCCCCGCCGTCGGCCGGGGACTGCTGATCGGAATCGGGATGTTCGCGGCCGTCATCGTGAACCTCGCCTTCCTGGGGTACTACCGGGTCGACGGCCTCGGCTCGGTGACGGGCGCGGCCGGGCTGCTCGGCTTCATGGCCGCCGCCGCCGTGACGGAGGAGCTGCTGTTCCGCGGCGTGCTGTTCCGGATCGTCGAGGGGTGGGCCGGCACGTGGATCGCGCTGGTCCTCACCGGCCTGGTGTTCGGCCTGATGCACCTGACCAACGAGCACGCCAACCTGTGGGGCGCGATCGCCATCGCGATCGAGGCCGGCGGCATGCTCGCCGCCGCCTACGCCGCCACCCGCACCCTGTGGCTGCCGATCGGCCTGCACTTCGGCTGGAACTTCGCCGCGGCCGGCATCTTCAGCACCGAGGTCTCCGGCAACGGCGCGAGCCAGGGGCTGCTGCACAGCGTGACGTCGGGCCCGGCCCTGCTCACCGGCGGCGACTTCGGCCCGGAGGCGAGCCCGTACGCGGTGGTGTTCGGCCTGGCGCTGACGGTCGTGTTCCTGTGGCTGGCCCGCCGGCGCGGCAACCTCGTCCCCATGCGGCGCGACGCCCGGGCGGACGCGACCGCTACGCTCACCCGGTGA